Proteins found in one Brevibacillus brevis genomic segment:
- a CDS encoding peptide ABC transporter substrate-binding protein gives MKKLSTLLLTATLGVSMLMAGCTSGQPAAPSENAPGNTAQPNAPTPGDQAAKLLLLNNIKEPTSLDPPIGFDEPSYNILNNLMEGLTRLDENQKPQPAAASEWTISEDGKTYTFTLRDNKWSNGEPVKAQDFEFAWKRMLDPALASPAASLAYIIEGAEAYNSGKGPVDGVKVKAVDDKTLEVVLAQPASWTLLLASNPAFFPVHKATVEKDPKWAAEAASFVGNGPFKLTEWAHDSELKIMKSDTYWDAANVTLPGAVWKMIDDENTEYQMFTNEELHRTTTVPADMADQLFKDGKVFVRDGAGTEFYRFNVTKEPFDNANIRKAFSLAIDRKTLVDLVLMRQQKPGTGFVSYGLPDANGEGQFREVGGELVNFNPDEAKKLLEQGMKEKGYTKLPEVTLTYRSGTANEKTAQAAQEMWKQTLGVDVKLQKVEGKVLTDMQKQLQYQIARSSWLPDFGDAINFLDIFQSKAASNRTGWGNAQFDKLIQDAYKEPDDAKRLKLLHDAEKILLDEAPIAPLYFYNTSLLSSDKVSGVQSSSLSYTDLRKAVVK, from the coding sequence GTGAAAAAACTATCAACATTGTTGCTGACAGCTACGCTGGGTGTTTCTATGCTCATGGCTGGATGTACATCGGGTCAACCAGCTGCACCGAGTGAGAATGCACCAGGCAACACGGCTCAGCCAAACGCTCCGACGCCGGGTGATCAAGCGGCAAAGCTCCTGTTGCTGAATAATATCAAGGAACCGACGTCATTGGACCCGCCGATTGGCTTTGATGAGCCGTCCTATAATATTTTGAACAACTTGATGGAAGGCTTGACTCGCCTGGACGAAAATCAAAAGCCTCAACCAGCGGCCGCTTCCGAGTGGACAATCTCCGAGGATGGCAAAACCTATACCTTTACCCTGCGTGACAACAAATGGTCCAATGGTGAACCGGTAAAGGCTCAGGACTTCGAATTCGCGTGGAAACGCATGCTTGATCCTGCACTGGCATCTCCGGCGGCATCCCTCGCGTACATTATTGAGGGAGCGGAGGCATATAACAGCGGTAAAGGTCCGGTGGATGGCGTAAAAGTAAAAGCGGTGGACGACAAAACACTAGAGGTCGTGCTCGCTCAACCAGCTTCCTGGACGCTCCTGTTGGCATCCAACCCAGCTTTCTTCCCTGTACACAAAGCAACTGTAGAAAAAGATCCGAAATGGGCAGCAGAAGCAGCAAGCTTTGTCGGAAACGGGCCATTCAAGCTGACAGAATGGGCGCATGACAGTGAACTGAAAATAATGAAGAGCGATACGTACTGGGATGCAGCAAACGTAACTCTGCCTGGTGCTGTTTGGAAAATGATTGATGACGAGAATACCGAGTATCAAATGTTTACGAACGAAGAGCTGCACAGAACGACAACCGTTCCTGCAGACATGGCAGACCAATTGTTCAAAGATGGCAAAGTATTCGTGCGTGATGGAGCAGGTACAGAGTTTTATCGTTTCAACGTCACGAAGGAGCCATTTGATAATGCCAATATTCGTAAAGCCTTCAGCTTGGCGATTGACCGTAAGACGCTGGTTGACCTGGTGCTGATGCGTCAACAAAAGCCGGGAACTGGCTTCGTATCTTATGGTTTACCTGATGCCAACGGTGAAGGACAATTCCGTGAGGTAGGCGGAGAATTGGTGAACTTCAACCCAGATGAAGCGAAGAAGCTCCTGGAACAAGGAATGAAAGAAAAAGGCTACACAAAGCTGCCGGAGGTTACACTCACGTACCGCAGCGGAACGGCCAACGAGAAAACGGCACAAGCCGCGCAGGAAATGTGGAAGCAGACGCTGGGCGTAGATGTGAAGCTGCAAAAGGTAGAGGGAAAAGTTTTGACGGATATGCAAAAGCAATTGCAGTATCAAATTGCTCGTTCTTCCTGGTTGCCTGACTTCGGTGATGCGATCAACTTCCTCGACATTTTCCAATCGAAGGCAGCAAGCAATCGTACGGGCTGGGGCAATGCACAATTCGACAAGCTGATCCAAGACGCATACAAGGAGCCAGACGATGCAAAACGTCTGAAGCTGCTTCATGATGCAGAAAAAATCTTGTTGGATGAAGCGCCAATCGCACCGCTTTATTTCTATAACACTTCCTTGCTCTCAAGCGACAAAGTGAGTGGTGTACAAAGCTCTTCACTGAGCTACACAGACCTGAGAAAAGCTGTCGTGAAGTAA
- a CDS encoding dipeptide epimerase produces MIIQAIEVKRISVPLKKPFKTALRTVHSLESILVKITCDNGMVGWGEASATVVITGDSIESIESAIMNTMRPQLIGLNLLAYERVFQTLHQSMVGNTSAKAAVDIALYDLISQRAGMPLYQFLGGYRDQLETDYTVSVNSPKEMGEDAALYLKQGFHVLKIKVGKDNIEDDILRIQEIRKSVGNQVKIRLDANQGWNVKEAVQSIRKMEDMGLGIELIEQPVKAHDLEGLKRVTDSVDTPIMADESVFSPAQALQVLQNRAADMINIKLMKAGGIYKAQLINQLAEEHGIPCMVGSMIESRLAVSAAAHFAASKKNITRFDFDAPLMLLHDGIEGGVTYEGRLMRMPEESGLGIRSVSLWEGEN; encoded by the coding sequence ATGATTATTCAAGCCATCGAAGTAAAACGAATTTCTGTACCATTGAAAAAGCCTTTTAAAACGGCTTTGCGTACGGTGCATAGTCTGGAATCGATTCTGGTGAAAATCACCTGCGACAACGGTATGGTCGGGTGGGGCGAAGCTTCGGCGACTGTCGTCATTACCGGAGACAGCATCGAGAGCATCGAGTCAGCGATTATGAATACGATGAGACCTCAGCTCATCGGCTTGAATTTGCTTGCCTATGAACGAGTTTTCCAAACCTTGCACCAATCCATGGTAGGAAATACGAGTGCGAAGGCAGCGGTAGACATTGCGTTGTACGACCTTATTTCTCAGCGAGCAGGAATGCCGTTGTATCAATTCCTCGGGGGCTACCGTGACCAATTGGAAACCGATTATACCGTTAGCGTGAACTCCCCGAAGGAAATGGGCGAGGATGCGGCTCTCTACCTCAAGCAAGGCTTTCACGTACTGAAAATCAAGGTCGGCAAGGACAACATCGAGGATGACATTTTACGCATCCAGGAAATTCGCAAATCCGTGGGCAATCAGGTGAAGATTCGTCTTGATGCCAACCAGGGATGGAATGTAAAAGAAGCGGTCCAATCGATTCGCAAAATGGAGGACATGGGTCTTGGCATCGAACTCATTGAGCAGCCTGTAAAAGCGCATGATCTGGAAGGCTTGAAGCGGGTAACAGATTCGGTCGATACGCCAATCATGGCTGACGAGAGTGTGTTTTCACCAGCGCAGGCCCTGCAGGTGTTGCAAAACCGTGCGGCAGACATGATTAATATCAAGCTCATGAAGGCTGGTGGCATTTACAAAGCACAATTGATCAACCAATTGGCTGAAGAGCACGGTATTCCATGTATGGTTGGCAGCATGATCGAATCGCGTTTGGCTGTATCAGCAGCAGCTCATTTTGCGGCCAGCAAGAAAAACATCACCCGCTTTGATTTCGATGCCCCGTTGATGCTTTTGCACGATGGTATAGAAGGTGGCGTAACGTACGAGGGCCGCTTGATGCGCATGCCAGAAGAGTCTGGGCTCGGTATTCGTTCCGTCAGCCTGTGGGAGGGGGAGAACTAA
- a CDS encoding C40 family peptidase — translation MKSAIVSVSVATVWTKPESPRDIDQVALQSPVDARSWLASLTVEEKLGFYDNNAIQTQALYGTRVEVVEEQGEWSQILIPDQTTNKNATGYPGWVPSRQLAPWSDAFEVQQGQKLAMVTAAFTRLHTADQKPDLELAFLTKLPLIGETADWVTVATPNGTGLLPKADVQIVRANEPIELSGNRGEAIVEAGKRFLNLHYLWGGMSSYGYDCSGFAYNMHRSVGLQIPRDASDQAKAGQLVEKEALLPGDLLFFAHEEGKGRVHHVGIYMGNGEMIHSPDSRSAIEVVKLDGYKLEKEHCISRRYW, via the coding sequence ATGAAATCTGCTATAGTTTCTGTTTCTGTCGCCACTGTGTGGACCAAGCCGGAGTCGCCGCGTGATATTGACCAAGTAGCGCTCCAATCCCCGGTAGATGCACGAAGCTGGCTCGCTTCCCTTACTGTAGAAGAGAAGCTTGGTTTTTACGACAATAACGCGATTCAAACTCAAGCGCTGTATGGTACCCGCGTAGAGGTAGTCGAGGAGCAAGGGGAATGGTCACAAATTCTGATTCCTGATCAGACAACGAACAAAAACGCAACAGGCTATCCCGGCTGGGTACCGTCTCGTCAGCTAGCACCGTGGTCAGATGCTTTTGAGGTACAGCAAGGCCAAAAGCTGGCAATGGTCACGGCGGCGTTTACCCGTCTACATACAGCCGACCAAAAGCCAGACCTGGAGCTTGCGTTTTTGACCAAACTGCCGCTGATTGGGGAAACCGCGGACTGGGTAACGGTAGCGACACCGAACGGTACAGGACTTTTGCCAAAAGCAGACGTCCAAATCGTCAGAGCAAACGAGCCCATCGAGCTTTCCGGTAATCGTGGAGAGGCAATCGTAGAAGCTGGCAAGCGATTCCTCAACCTGCATTATTTATGGGGCGGCATGTCCTCTTACGGGTATGACTGCTCAGGATTTGCGTACAACATGCACCGATCTGTCGGTCTCCAGATCCCGCGTGATGCATCTGATCAGGCAAAAGCCGGACAGCTCGTGGAAAAAGAAGCGTTGCTTCCGGGGGATCTGCTGTTTTTTGCCCATGAAGAGGGGAAAGGCAGAGTTCATCACGTGGGCATTTATATGGGGAATGGTGAAATGATTCATTCTCCGGATTCGCGAAGTGCCATCGAGGTCGTCAAGCTGGATGGCTACAAGCTCGAAAAGGAACATTGCATCTCCAGACGATACTGGTAA
- a CDS encoding ABC transporter ATP-binding protein, protein MQRKKLVQVKSLTKTFTLGKGLSLTAADNVSFDIYEGETFGLVGESGCGKSTTGRTIIGLYQPTTGEIIFDGQNVHQASSAERSKLTRHMQMIFQDPYASLNPRMNIAEIISEGLHLNGLYKGKERIKRVIELLEMVGLQKEHANRFPHEFSGGQRQRIGIARALAVNPTFIIADEPISALDVSVQAQVVNLMKKLQQEQKLTYLFIAHDLAMVKHISDRIGVMYLGNMVEMTASEILYESPKHPYTQALLSAIPVPDPDLEKSRERTIIEGDVPSPINPPSGCVFRTRCPVAKAVCAEKKPIWQEVDTNHFVACHLYQ, encoded by the coding sequence ATGCAACGAAAGAAGCTGGTCCAGGTAAAGAGCCTGACAAAAACCTTTACGTTGGGTAAAGGGCTCTCACTTACGGCAGCGGACAATGTTTCCTTCGATATATACGAGGGAGAAACGTTTGGACTGGTAGGGGAATCTGGCTGCGGTAAATCGACCACAGGCCGTACAATTATCGGATTGTATCAACCGACGACAGGTGAGATCATTTTTGACGGGCAAAACGTCCACCAGGCATCATCTGCTGAGCGGAGCAAACTGACACGCCATATGCAAATGATTTTTCAGGACCCATATGCTTCTCTGAACCCCCGAATGAACATAGCGGAAATCATTTCGGAGGGCCTGCATCTAAATGGGCTATATAAAGGGAAGGAACGGATAAAACGAGTGATTGAGCTATTGGAGATGGTTGGTTTGCAAAAAGAGCATGCCAACCGTTTCCCGCACGAGTTCAGTGGTGGTCAGCGACAGCGGATAGGGATTGCGCGGGCACTTGCCGTCAATCCTACCTTCATTATTGCCGATGAGCCGATTTCCGCACTCGATGTTTCGGTTCAGGCACAGGTCGTTAATTTAATGAAGAAATTGCAGCAGGAACAAAAGCTGACGTACTTGTTTATCGCGCATGATTTGGCAATGGTCAAGCACATTAGCGATCGTATTGGCGTCATGTATTTGGGCAATATGGTCGAGATGACTGCCAGTGAAATCCTTTACGAATCACCGAAGCATCCTTACACGCAGGCGTTGTTGTCGGCCATTCCTGTCCCCGATCCCGACTTGGAGAAAAGCCGTGAGCGCACCATTATCGAAGGAGACGTTCCGAGCCCGATCAATCCACCTAGCGGCTGTGTGTTCCGTACGCGCTGTCCGGTAGCCAAAGCAGTATGTGCCGAAAAGAAGCCCATCTGGCAGGAAGTAGACACGAACCACTTCGTCGCCTGTCACTTGTATCAGTAG
- a CDS encoding sigma-70 family RNA polymerase sigma factor — protein MTLSTSSFHSTPRRWREVETQLGIVVPRSLRSDTSALLFLESVAATPMLDKEEELACLIRYQRDGDLEARETIVRAYLRYVVSTALRHLKRGMPFLDLIQEGTIGLFTAIDKFDVGRGVRLYHYSHWWISQAITRAINDKATLIRIPVHMHEQIRQYQKQVLHLVHALNRTPDRQEIAVLLDIPLEKVEAIELALMMKMESIDAELDSEKWQAWHEDESLSYAEIMDDGLSSLDDWIEKVDLRSQMRAALERLSPRAQEIISMRYGLYDDQVYTLEEVGKMFGLTRERIRQIEATTIDRLRTQKASHVLKDYLT, from the coding sequence ATGACTCTGAGTACCTCCTCGTTCCATTCAACTCCCCGTCGCTGGCGGGAAGTGGAGACACAGTTGGGAATTGTTGTCCCTAGATCGCTTCGATCGGACACTTCTGCTCTACTGTTTTTGGAAAGCGTCGCTGCAACACCCATGTTGGACAAAGAAGAAGAGCTTGCTTGCCTGATTCGCTATCAAAGGGATGGCGATCTTGAAGCACGTGAAACGATTGTGCGCGCCTATTTACGATACGTAGTTAGTACCGCTTTGCGCCATTTGAAAAGAGGGATGCCGTTCCTGGATTTGATTCAGGAGGGCACGATAGGTTTGTTTACCGCGATTGACAAATTTGATGTGGGACGAGGCGTGCGTCTCTATCATTACTCGCACTGGTGGATTTCTCAAGCGATCACCCGTGCCATCAACGACAAAGCAACTTTGATTCGCATTCCTGTCCACATGCATGAGCAGATTCGCCAGTATCAGAAGCAAGTCCTACATCTCGTCCATGCTTTGAACCGGACGCCAGATCGACAGGAGATTGCCGTACTCTTGGATATTCCATTAGAAAAGGTGGAAGCCATTGAACTGGCTCTCATGATGAAGATGGAATCCATCGACGCTGAGCTGGACAGTGAGAAATGGCAGGCTTGGCATGAAGACGAGAGCTTGAGCTACGCAGAAATCATGGATGATGGGTTGTCCTCGCTGGATGACTGGATTGAAAAAGTAGACCTTCGCTCGCAAATGCGCGCAGCGTTGGAGCGACTTAGTCCCCGCGCCCAAGAAATTATCTCCATGCGTTATGGTCTCTATGATGACCAAGTGTATACGCTGGAGGAAGTGGGGAAAATGTTTGGGCTTACCCGCGAGCGTATTCGCCAAATTGAAGCGACGACGATTGACCGATTGCGAACACAAAAAGCTTCGCACGTATTAAAAGATTATTTAACCTAA
- the hslO gene encoding Hsp33 family molecular chaperone HslO, translating to MGDYMIRATGFNGHVRAFAARTTESVEDMRRRHDMWNTATAAAGRTLTITLMMGAMLKGNESLHVKVKGGGPIGQIMAEANAHGEGIAYVSNPHVHFELNEKGKLDVARAVGTDGFVYVTKDLGLKEPYQGSAPIVSGEIGEDFTYYFVMSEQTPSAVGVGVLVNPEDRSVLAAGGFILQLLPNTPEEVVAAIEERLGQLPQVSRMIGEGLTPEEILARVLDDPKILSRTEIQFSCKCTADKVVQALISMGREEMESLIEEQGEAEVHCHFCNERYHYDRSALEDILKDM from the coding sequence ATGGGCGATTATATGATAAGAGCAACGGGTTTTAATGGGCATGTTCGTGCATTTGCCGCACGCACGACGGAATCTGTCGAAGATATGCGTCGTCGTCACGACATGTGGAATACAGCGACAGCAGCAGCGGGACGTACGCTGACTATTACCTTGATGATGGGGGCTATGTTAAAAGGAAACGAGAGCCTCCATGTCAAAGTAAAAGGAGGCGGACCAATCGGGCAGATTATGGCGGAAGCAAACGCACATGGTGAAGGAATCGCGTATGTATCCAACCCGCACGTCCACTTTGAGCTAAACGAAAAAGGCAAGCTCGATGTAGCGCGTGCAGTGGGAACAGACGGGTTTGTGTACGTAACGAAAGATCTCGGTCTCAAGGAGCCGTATCAAGGCAGTGCGCCAATCGTCTCTGGTGAGATTGGAGAAGACTTCACTTATTATTTTGTGATGTCCGAGCAAACGCCTTCAGCAGTAGGGGTGGGTGTACTGGTGAATCCAGAAGACCGTTCTGTTTTGGCGGCGGGTGGTTTTATTCTTCAGCTGTTGCCAAATACGCCTGAAGAGGTTGTGGCAGCAATTGAAGAGCGTTTGGGACAGCTTCCACAGGTTTCTCGCATGATTGGCGAAGGTTTGACTCCTGAAGAGATTTTGGCCCGCGTCTTGGATGATCCAAAAATCCTGAGCCGCACGGAGATTCAATTTAGCTGCAAATGTACAGCGGATAAGGTTGTTCAGGCACTGATCAGCATGGGACGCGAAGAAATGGAAAGTCTGATTGAGGAACAGGGCGAAGCAGAAGTACACTGTCATTTCTGTAATGAACGTTACCATTATGACAGATCCGCGTTGGAAGACATCCTGAAAGACATGTAA
- a CDS encoding peptidyl-prolyl cis-trans isomerase, with the protein MTNVKGLWAFIGALVLLLLAVTWAWYQASGKLQPAAIVGDKTISNDEYVTALKQKFGKQVLNDMINREVVFQEAKRSGITVDPKQLEQELSQIRDSYGSRTDSEFEAALIKQAGTTVEALKQEISYQILLQTLATKDMTIKDEEVLNVYNSRSDRYTRPMQMRLGQIVVASQKEAEKVLADLKNGADFQTIAKERSIDADTAASGGDVGWVSIKDNRLPDEAKPIVEKLEKDKHSEAIKIQDQYVIYQLIERREASQRTFEEVKEELRREIAFAQVESLDVVLERLRKSVGVQISGQMPH; encoded by the coding sequence ATGACCAACGTAAAAGGGTTGTGGGCATTCATTGGGGCGCTTGTATTGTTGCTGCTTGCCGTTACCTGGGCATGGTACCAGGCATCAGGCAAGCTGCAGCCTGCCGCCATCGTAGGGGATAAGACGATTAGCAACGACGAGTATGTAACGGCGCTGAAACAAAAGTTCGGTAAGCAAGTGCTAAACGACATGATTAATCGGGAAGTCGTTTTTCAAGAGGCGAAGCGATCCGGCATTACGGTTGATCCGAAGCAGCTGGAGCAAGAGCTTTCCCAGATTCGCGACAGTTACGGCAGTCGGACAGACAGCGAGTTTGAGGCTGCGCTAATCAAACAAGCGGGGACGACCGTGGAAGCCTTGAAGCAGGAGATTTCTTATCAAATCCTGCTGCAAACCCTGGCAACGAAGGACATGACTATCAAGGATGAAGAAGTGCTAAACGTCTACAATAGCCGATCTGACCGTTATACCCGACCGATGCAGATGCGTTTAGGACAAATCGTCGTGGCTTCACAAAAAGAAGCGGAAAAAGTTTTGGCTGATTTGAAAAACGGGGCCGACTTTCAGACGATTGCCAAAGAGCGTTCGATTGATGCAGATACAGCGGCGAGTGGCGGGGATGTAGGCTGGGTTTCCATCAAGGATAATCGATTGCCTGACGAGGCGAAGCCCATCGTAGAAAAGCTGGAGAAAGACAAACATAGCGAAGCGATCAAAATACAGGATCAATACGTCATTTATCAACTGATAGAGCGTAGGGAAGCCAGTCAACGGACGTTTGAAGAGGTAAAAGAGGAGCTGCGCCGAGAAATCGCATTTGCCCAGGTCGAGTCGCTGGATGTCGTGCTGGAGCGATTGCGAAAATCGGTAGGGGTCCAGATTTCTGGGCAAATGCCTCATTGA
- the cysK gene encoding cysteine synthase A — protein MRVANSITDLIGFTPLVKLNRVVTEDIADIYLKLEFFNPGSSVKDRIALSMIEAAEADGSLKPGDTIIEPTSGNTGIGLAMVAAAKGYRAILVMPETMSMERRNLLRAYGAELVLTPGSEGMGGAIRKAEELAKEDSSYFIPQQFKNQANPGIHRETTARELLDQAKEIGGVDAFISGIGTGGTITGVGQVLREHYPNVQIVAVEPAASPVLSGGKPGPHKIQGIGAGFVPEILDTQIYDEIIKVENEDAFETARRVARQEGILGGISSGAAIHAALQVAAKLGKGKKVIVVIPSNGERYLSTPLYQFED, from the coding sequence ATGCGCGTGGCTAATTCCATTACCGATTTGATTGGATTTACTCCGCTTGTAAAGCTAAATCGTGTTGTCACCGAAGATATTGCAGACATTTACTTGAAGCTGGAGTTCTTCAACCCGGGCAGCAGTGTAAAAGACCGAATTGCGTTGTCGATGATTGAGGCAGCAGAGGCAGACGGAAGTCTGAAACCGGGTGATACCATCATTGAACCTACGAGCGGAAATACCGGTATTGGACTCGCGATGGTTGCTGCTGCAAAAGGATATCGTGCTATTCTGGTCATGCCAGAGACGATGAGTATGGAGCGACGCAACCTGTTGCGTGCGTATGGTGCAGAGCTGGTCCTCACACCAGGCAGCGAAGGGATGGGCGGAGCGATTCGCAAAGCGGAAGAGCTGGCAAAAGAAGATAGCTCGTATTTCATTCCGCAACAATTTAAAAACCAGGCAAACCCGGGCATTCATCGTGAGACGACTGCTCGTGAACTGTTGGACCAAGCCAAGGAAATTGGCGGCGTAGATGCGTTTATTTCCGGTATCGGTACAGGCGGAACGATTACGGGTGTAGGGCAGGTTCTTCGTGAACACTATCCGAATGTACAAATCGTGGCTGTTGAGCCTGCGGCTTCGCCGGTTTTGTCTGGCGGCAAACCAGGTCCACATAAGATCCAAGGTATCGGGGCTGGCTTTGTTCCAGAAATTCTCGATACTCAAATTTACGACGAAATCATTAAGGTAGAAAACGAGGACGCTTTTGAAACTGCGCGTCGTGTGGCTCGTCAGGAAGGCATTCTCGGTGGGATTTCTTCTGGAGCAGCGATCCATGCGGCTCTGCAAGTAGCAGCGAAGCTCGGCAAAGGCAAAAAAGTGATCGTTGTCATTCCTTCGAATGGGGAGCGTTATTTGTCCACGCCTCTATATCAGTTCGAAGATTAA
- a CDS encoding anthranilate synthase component I family protein: MFPTFADCQTYALSYSLVPLALRRPWSSTIDPWQVLTKLQPSLQNAVLLESGRAGRYTFLAYEPIATLRSQRGETIVSYPEGKIESIDTHNPLNALRELLSRYRTPALPSMPDFSGGAVGYISYEMNRFFEPSLPQIATDDLQLPDLYVMIMQDLLVFDHETREIICLTHLNADNLTEESYRQAALQLEKRMDSIASLAMERDETDWEALRKRPLAKLVPASVSFAKDQFEDAVRRVQEYIAQGDVFQVNLSVRQSKPVQVTAPEVYDVLRKLNPSPYMGYLSFPEFQLVSASPELLVKVKGKEVHTRPIAGTRPRGVTDEQDDALARELIDNEKERAEHVMLVDLERNDMGRVCRFGSVEVSEFMVVEKYSHVMHIVSHVKGELAAGKDALDAIEATFPGGTITGAPKVRTMEIIEELEPVKRGVYTGSIGWFGFNGDIEVNIAIRTMVIKDGVAHVQAGAGIVIDSVPEAEYAESLKKAEALWKALELSEQRTMS; encoded by the coding sequence ATGTTCCCTACCTTTGCTGATTGTCAGACATATGCCTTATCTTATTCGTTGGTTCCCCTAGCCCTGCGTAGACCGTGGTCTTCGACGATTGATCCGTGGCAGGTGCTCACAAAGCTACAGCCTTCTCTGCAAAATGCTGTCCTGCTGGAAAGTGGACGAGCTGGGCGGTATACCTTTTTGGCATATGAGCCTATCGCTACGCTGCGCAGTCAGCGAGGAGAAACAATCGTTTCGTACCCAGAAGGAAAAATTGAAAGCATAGATACTCACAACCCATTGAATGCTTTGCGGGAGCTGCTATCTCGTTACCGTACGCCTGCGCTTCCAAGTATGCCGGATTTTTCCGGAGGGGCCGTAGGTTATATCAGCTATGAGATGAACCGCTTTTTTGAGCCCAGCTTGCCACAGATAGCGACTGACGACTTACAGTTGCCAGACCTGTATGTTATGATAATGCAAGACCTTCTTGTCTTTGATCATGAGACCCGAGAGATCATTTGCCTGACGCATTTGAACGCTGACAATTTGACCGAAGAGAGCTATCGACAAGCAGCACTCCAGCTGGAAAAACGTATGGACTCGATCGCTTCATTGGCAATGGAGCGCGATGAGACAGATTGGGAAGCTTTGCGCAAAAGACCGCTTGCCAAGCTAGTGCCAGCGTCCGTATCCTTTGCCAAAGACCAATTCGAGGATGCCGTTCGTCGGGTGCAGGAGTACATCGCCCAAGGGGATGTTTTTCAGGTCAATCTGTCGGTACGGCAGAGCAAGCCAGTGCAGGTGACTGCCCCAGAAGTGTACGATGTGCTTCGCAAGCTGAATCCGTCTCCTTATATGGGCTATCTGAGCTTCCCTGAATTTCAATTGGTTAGTGCCTCGCCAGAGCTACTTGTAAAGGTAAAAGGCAAGGAAGTCCATACGCGTCCAATCGCCGGTACACGTCCGCGTGGAGTAACGGACGAGCAAGACGATGCGTTGGCACGTGAGCTGATTGATAATGAAAAGGAACGAGCAGAGCATGTCATGCTGGTTGATCTGGAACGCAATGACATGGGCCGCGTCTGTCGCTTTGGCAGTGTGGAGGTCAGCGAATTCATGGTCGTGGAGAAATATTCCCACGTCATGCATATCGTCTCTCACGTCAAAGGAGAGCTGGCAGCAGGCAAGGATGCGCTTGATGCGATCGAAGCGACTTTTCCGGGAGGAACGATCACCGGAGCGCCAAAAGTTCGCACGATGGAAATCATCGAAGAGCTGGAGCCAGTCAAGCGAGGCGTCTATACGGGATCAATCGGCTGGTTTGGTTTCAATGGTGATATCGAGGTCAACATTGCCATCCGCACCATGGTGATCAAGGATGGCGTAGCTCATGTGCAGGCTGGAGCGGGTATCGTGATTGATTCGGTTCCAGAGGCAGAGTACGCCGAGTCGTTGAAAAAGGCAGAAGCGTTGTGGAAAGCGCTTGAGTTGAGCGAGCAGAGAACGATGAGTTGA
- the pabA gene encoding aminodeoxychorismate/anthranilate synthase component II has product MILMIDNYDSFTYNLVQYVGELGEELQVYRNDKITLEEIERLAPDYLMVSPGPCTPNEAGISMDAIRHFAGKIPILGVCLGHQSIGQVFGGKVIRAERLMHGKTSEVFHDGKTIFQDIPSPFTAARYHSLIIEEASIPSELEVTARTAEGEIMAVRHREYPIEGVQFHPESIITEHGKQLLKNFLTAYARHTTG; this is encoded by the coding sequence ATGATTTTGATGATTGATAACTACGATTCCTTTACCTACAATTTGGTGCAGTATGTGGGAGAGCTTGGGGAAGAACTCCAAGTGTATCGCAATGACAAAATTACACTGGAAGAAATCGAGCGATTGGCACCTGATTATTTGATGGTGTCTCCAGGGCCGTGCACACCAAATGAAGCGGGGATCAGCATGGATGCGATCCGCCATTTTGCCGGAAAAATTCCGATTTTGGGTGTTTGTTTGGGCCATCAGTCCATTGGGCAAGTGTTTGGCGGAAAAGTCATTCGGGCCGAGCGCTTGATGCACGGAAAAACCTCTGAGGTTTTCCATGATGGCAAAACGATCTTTCAGGACATCCCTTCTCCTTTTACAGCGGCACGCTATCATTCTTTGATTATTGAGGAAGCGTCCATTCCGAGTGAGCTGGAAGTAACCGCCCGGACAGCCGAAGGAGAAATCATGGCTGTGCGCCATCGGGAGTACCCAATTGAGGGCGTCCAGTTCCACCCTGAATCGATTATTACCGAGCACGGCAAGCAATTGCTGAAAAACTTCCTTACCGCATACGCGCGTCACACGACAGGTTGA